From the genome of Rhododendron vialii isolate Sample 1 chromosome 10a, ASM3025357v1:
tgcaaaaaaatagcGTTACACAAAAAGCTATAGGTAATATTTGGCGTGACAAAgataaaacatatatatatactaggtgCATTGCGACGTGCATTGCACGTCCATCATGCCCGTTGTGGGGATCGATTTTGATTGTTTCTGAAATTATAAATGTGGATAAACGTAGCAAAAATTGTATGCATAAGTTTGATCATATGTAGCTGTCTGCAATAATTTTGTTATACATAAGTCGCTGCTATTTATGACTAACTACACGACTTTGGCTATAGGTTTATCTATACAATTGCAAAGGGCTAGCATCAAAGTTAGAGTTTTGAAGCTAATGGAAGAAGCTGACTACACACAAAGCAAAAGCTCGTTTCATGTAACAACATGCCGACTGAAGCAAAAGCTCGTTTCATGTAACAACATGCTGACTGAAACGAATCCCTGCAAAACAAACCATGAATTCCttcatttccttaacttccTATTTCGAAACTTTATTTCACAGCTTAAAGCAACAACCAATcaaaaagatatataccttATTTCCAAGATAACCCATCAATCCTCTGCCGCAAGATATTTTcctgaaagaaagaagaagagagatcaATTATGAAACTAAGAGAAAAGCAAGTAGCACAACACGAAATAAAAGCTACTGCTAAGCTAGTAAATACTCAAGCAATTCTGGAGTGTCCAAATCTTTACTTCTCTGCACCACAATTTTCACTTGTAATCGTCTACTAATTCACGTTTAATCTCCCAACTTAGTCACTTAACAGCATGGTCAATTTACATCCCACATGCATATATTCCAAGGACAACACTGAATTGGCTAAGAAAAAGCATTAAGCAAAAAAGATAAAACTTAAAGACAAATTTTCATTGCTACAGATGATAATATTAAGTTGCCATTACCATGTCTGATTACCCAAGCAACACCACTTTGTTTGTTATCCTTCAACCATGCACCATCTACCACCACATGAACACTGATTGGATCGCCTCCTTGGTGCTCTGAACCACTGGTGTGCTCTAATGTACATTCCGATCTTGGAATAACTCTAGAACACTGATCTTCCTTGTTGTGCAGCAAAAACATAGTAGCATAAGAATTGAACTTTTAACCTAATTAATACCGTAAATGCCATTGTTTCTCCGAGGAACGGAGTTGGGTTTTTCTCCCATGTGTGTGTCAATCACAGGGGATCCCTCCCCATGTCACacaatttcctttttctttcttctactTAGAAGCAGCAGATTCATCCACAGGATCACCCTATGATTCATCCAATCGATCATAGACACACACCACGTACCATtaaaacacacacgcacactcaAACTCTacaacccacccacccacccaaacCAACTGAAGGGAACTACTTTAAAAGAAAATCCATCGTACTATGCTACACATGCTCACATCTACCTACATATCAGTCACATTGCAAAATTTGGGAGGATGAGAGTACAAACTTAAACTCGAATCGTCATTCCGAtaggataaaaaaatgaaaaccataATATTCTCATAAGTCATAATTTCTCATAAGTCATGCACAAATGTCATACTATAACATAATACTTTCATTCCCAAGGGTTTGGTAATCTACCTGCACCACCTAGTCTAGCTTTTGATTGTAAAGTTGCTTGTCCGTAAACTGACGAAGGATCCATTGCCATAGATTTCTGGGATGCACCCATATTAACTTCTTGAATGATGTCTTGCTAATTCCAAGCATGAAACAGGATGAGATTGGTGCAGGACATGTTTGTACCAGAACGAATGACTAAGTGCACAGGAGTATGGTCAGAGTAATTACAGTGGTCATTTGAGGTCGTACTTGCATTTGCTGTAAAGCCAAACATGGTCTCAGAGTTGCCTTGGGCTAACTAACTAAATCAAAAGAAACAGGATAAAAATGACCTCAAACTACATAAAAGGTAGTCAAATATATTGAGCTCATAAAGAACAATATTGAAGTTGACAAAAATGTTCAAACACCTCACCCTTGATTATTCGTTGCTGACTTAAGTACGGCCATCCCATTGGCACTCATAAGACCTGAAGAATTCCTTGAATCCATCGGTTGAGGGTGTTCAATTCTTTCTTCGTACATTCTTATAGCAAGTAGAGATGGCTGATGGCTGCCCTATCATTCCTTCAGTTCATACCATTGATAGGGCCACCATGGGCAGGATGGTCAGGGTCCATTCGCTGCAACTTGACATTACACTGTTGCATGAGATGCAACTGCTGCTGCATTTATAGTTGTTGCTGGTGCTCTCTTGCTTTCATGTGTTGAgtctgaattttattttaagaataattaaGGTAAATAATATCTACATAAGTTAGCATACATATAATATAAATGAGCATTgaaccaaaaatatataaaagagTCACCTCTATATGAGCTGCTACTGAATCAGATTCTCAGAATGTTTGACATTCATTCTTGCAATGAAGATGTCCCAAAAGACAGACCACCATTCAAAGAGAAATCCCCCTGGTGCATCAATCGCTACAACATTAACTTCTAAGTTACTATCAGATGAATTACTGTCCTACCATCAGTGGGAGATCtacaattttttatgaattaaaataataaaaattacttATAGATGAAACAATTAATTCTGCCAGCAAACAAAAGAGATACACTTACCTATAATTATGTTTGCTAATATGGTCGGAGAGACGATTCTACTTCTCCACAAGATGCGGATGGCTTCCAGCACTTCCTAACCTCTCTACAGCCAAGAAAAACATACATGCAAAGATTAAATGCAGAATAAAAGAGATTTTGGGAggaagagagttttttttttttgttgatttgtttttttgcaagaacATCTAACCGAAGATTCGAGGTATGCTTCGATGGATCTTCCGCGGCTAGAAAACCCTTGTTCAGTGACAAATACATTCCTCAACTCAGAGTAACCAAATCCACTCAAAagtacaatttaaaaaaaaaattaacacaaaaaagAATGAGATCAATTCAAAAGAACTTAAGTACATGTATTTTTTCATCAGAGTGGAGGGTGGTGGGTGAGATAGGAATCAGAGCTTTGCAATTGAAAGAGCCCTAGGTCTAGTTGTTTCGAATCCATCCACTGGTCTTATATCAACTCGTGGATGGCGGGCACAACTTCGtcaaaatcaaattcaataaTCTATCAGCATTATGcagaatacaaaaaaatataaagagtACAATAATCTGCAGAAGCAAAGCATACTGATCAAACCATATTACAACAATGCTTACACTCGAGAAATGGAATAAGATCCACGAGTGCAGTATCATCTGCTTCAAGATTCCACGGCTTGACAGGAACACAATTCTCCGGCTGGAGGCTGGATTCTATTCAGCTTTGAGAATCTTGAAGGATATCTATTCAGCTTTGAGAAGTCCTGCCAGAATAATTCACATTCAACATAACCACATTGTACAATTGTATCGTAATAAGTCTGATACACATAGTCTACACAACACAGTTAATGTTGTGGGAACCTGAACAGTAACTTCAAGAACATATTATCCCTTCCAATTAGAGTTAAAGAACAAGTTATTTCTTGGCATAGCCCATCTACCAAGTTTTATTGAGCATGTTTAGAAAGTTTTAAAGAATTTCCTACCAAACCAATCAAGTATAGCAAACAGTGAGATTTCTGGAAAACCCTACATGAAGACCCTCAATACTAACATGCAACAGAAATTAGGAAGGGGGAAAAAGCAAACATGCAATAGaaatgaagaaggaaaaaaacatcaaaaccaGCAAAGCATAACAAACAGAGGAATTTCTGAAAAAACtggcacaaaatcaacaaatcaaAAGTACTCTATGATTTCGAAACAATGAAACCATCAATACTAACATGCATTAGAAATCAAGAAGGGGAAAAACATCAGAAACTAAAATATTAAAAGATTATGATTACTGGCGGTAACGAAGCAGCGGTCGTACTGCATGCGCTTGTGAGCCCTGCCACTTGGCTTCTTCGTCTTGTCCTGTTTGGCCACCTTCGGGATTTGGCCTCTCACCTTACCTGCACAAGCTAGTGATCCGTGATCCTTTCCTGCAAAAAGAACAACCCAAAATTAACCAATAGGCACACAATCAAGGATAATCGTCTACACATTTCGAGAAATCgattcaaaaccctaaaaggCATCACAAAGAAGCCAGTGATTGAAATCAATACCATCGAGCAGTATCGTCTCAAGGGGAGGCCGTAGAAGGTGGTCTCCGGAGTCCGGAGCGAACCGGAGGAAGTTGGGCGGAggcggaggagagagaaatagcaGGGAAGATGTGAAGAGGAGGAGGGTTTTCTTCGTGGTTGTCGCCATCTGTTATAGTAGATACAAAACTTcacccaaaaacaaacaaatgtccACCCCCCCTTTCTGCCACGCAACCCTTAAAAAAGCCAagcgaaaccacaccaaaactgatTCTTATTTAAGAGGAGTAGGATATATTGAAAGTGCAAGAAATGCATATATAGATAAACAGTTTACAAGGAAAGTGCAAGAATTAGTTGTACATTCAACATTAGCTCTATTCCGAAACAGCCGATCTCCTCCTGCAACTGGTGGCTACATCCAAGACTTAAGAGCCCGCTTCGCAAGACAGTGAGCCTGGTGGGGTGTCTTTACGTTTGACCTTGATAATCCTGCAAAAAATTCTTGACCAAGATTGCGCAACAAAAATCTGTCAGCAAGGTACCAAATAATACTGATCGGCCCTTCGTGCTAATTTAACTTACCGACCTTATATTGTcttgaaaaaaagaagctcGAGTTGAGCTAAAAGTacgtaataaataaataaacgagTCTGCAATCGTATCAAATacctgttttctgtttttgtctGGCCGACTCATGGAAGTGCTgtcaaacaaaaatgaaaaaaaaaaaaaaaatcaaatgtagTTCCGCTAAGGaatttttggtctttttcgttttgtccttactcaaattttgttCGCATTGTTTCGTTTTGCGACCAATTTTCTACCTCTATTGATTTATTCCGACTAGAGGAATcggaaaactatttttttttcttttacccaaatttttattGTACTTATATCCAagataaaactcaaaaagccaattttttggttttatcttagatatttccaaaagtatttgggtaaaagtcatagattttttttcccgatttctctcgtcaagacaatAAATAGAGATAAAAAGTTTTTGGCAAAACGAACAAACgcggaaaaaatttgaataacgacaaaacaaaaaaagcctaaaaattccTCAGCGGAACTTAGCCTCATTTTTTTCGACGAACAAAATCACCCATTATATCAAACAAGAAAGTACAACCATACTTGTCCATACAAACAAGACCATATACAAAAAACACTAGCTAAAAACGACCCGACAATCAAACAAAGACCCAACAAACTACCCATTCTGgttaactttttttaaaagttaacatttttgtctttatttaactttttttcatgCTTGTTCGTTATGTGCCAATTCTTTTGACTTTCCGATTTGACGAaccagaaaagtaaaaaaaaaaaaaattttacttttaccccaatattttgaataaggaccacttttaagctcaaaaagtcgaaaaatgaatcaaaaagttaaaaaaaaattgacgcaaaactaaaaatttagaataaaatacaaacacggacaaaacaagaaaaaactcaaaaagttcaGAGAAACAGGGTTCGATCGAACAACACCCTCACCAAAGTCAATAGAAACACAAACATCCCCTCAACGCCGAAGATACAACTAAACCTGCAAAACAAGGATTAGCCTCATTTTGAATAGAAACAATTGTCATGAATTCGAAAAGATAAGAGTATGATCgagggggtgtttccggtagtgaaaaatttgtagatttttatttgtggttgataagttgttaggtgttttcggtagtaaataagttgatgagaaatgtcaagttgtttttgGTGGTGAATAATGATGGaagcaaaatagtaaaatgtgtcaaattttttgtgttttttaaaaaaaaaaagaaaatacccCTGATTCATAAGAAATTATACACTTGCAAGATAACTTCCCGTCCACTCTAGGAGTACTAaacaagttttatttttttaattaaaaaatcgTTGTAATTTCGTGAACAATACCTCTCCATTAGAAAACAGAAAATGTTGAGGTGGAAAATGCTGGTCAATGTAACAAAGATTCCATGGCacccttgagagagagaaatttttcatTGCCGAGTGGTATTTGTTAGGCACATCTAAGCTGTCTAATatacttttggatggctcggattgagACCCTCTTTCTACTCTCACcacaacacttttttttttctttttctccctccaAATTCGAGTCCTCAAAAAACGCAATAAACAACTTTGATGCACCAAAAagggcactgaaaatttttcccttgacaaaggaAAGCTTAAGGAAGGGGCAACTTTCTCCGTCCACGTCAACGCCACCTCTGCTCTGCATGTGACCCGACCGTGTACTTTGAACCGTTCCGGTTGGACCAATATTCTAACTTCCAAGTCCATTAGCGGCCTAGACCGTTCGATCTGTTGAAGCTCTTATTGGACCCGTTTTGATAGCGGAATTTGTTCATTAATTTCTCATAGCTCAtcaataacattttttttcattatttaaaCCAAACCTAATCTATGATATCCTGGGAAACTTAGGAAGGAGAATAGAGCTTACGAGAATCGAATTCTATCCAGAAGAATGGGGCATAAGGCCTCACTATTGAGGCAGCCATTCATTTGCGCTCATCAATATTAATATTAAGACATCAAAAACTTAGATGGTAATAAAGTAAAAAGTAATTTTGTGCAAACTCTCTCCGTCATACATTACTTAGTTTGTGCAAAATATTTCAAGTTTCTGCGGGAAacagaactatcaaacaagatccatattacatatttttttatttcaataaaccaATTATTTTTAaccttaaaatttataaataaatattcattttttaagGGGCTTTTCTGAACGGGGCCTAATGCATATCTACTTTAACAAGTTTGTCACAACTTGCATTTGTTCTTTTGACTCTAAAAGTACAAATATTTTGGTACGTACatccgaaaataaaaaatattggaGACACTTTAGACGGAGGGAGAACATGGGACTTTTATTTTAAAGTAGGGGTTGCAAACGAAATGAGATTCTCGCGCTTGAGGCTTAGCTCGGTTCAACTTGCTTGGTAAATGTGccgagtttttgactttttcAGTAAATGAGATAAGTTCAACACTTTAAAAGTAGACTCGTTTATGTAGACTCGTTTACAAATAAGTCAAGTTTGAGCTCGAGTTTAAGGCTAGCTCGTTAAGTAAAGAGTCAAATTTTGTAATGCTCGAGCAATTAATCCTAAAACTTAAGCTCTAGCTTGACTCGTTTGCGCCCTACTTAAAATAGATGATgagtttatatatattttttaaagataaatGTATTCCGAAATTATATGGAAATTAGTTTTGGCACTTCAATTTTAACCATTGGCACTCTACTTTGTGCCTTGATTATGTGAgattgcaaaataaaaaatggagtgccacaggctaaaagtggagtgtcaaaatcacatcTTAATTATATTATCAAAACTCAATCCTCAAGacttttgttatatatatatattgatccgCATGATTTTTGTTATATTGGCACAGATGAATTTCAAATGAAATAACTCAGCACAACTTGGGTCAAGGTCTAgtt
Proteins encoded in this window:
- the LOC131302905 gene encoding uncharacterized protein LOC131302905, whose protein sequence is MGRCGPTITIGIVHFVELVEFSCIFGVEGMFVFLLTLMATTTKKTLLLFTSSLLFLSPPPPPNFLRFAPDSGDHLLRPPLETILLDGKDHGSLACAGKVRGQIPKVAKQDKTKKPSGRAHKRMQYDRCFVTAKRLGSAGSHPHLVEK